In Mycolicibacterium phocaicum, one DNA window encodes the following:
- a CDS encoding sensor histidine kinase → MTAAQQFSAADQVTRAPAKRPSRFAPSNWPVAWKVFAIAFVPLALAGTFGGMRIYSGWTDAADLRRAADRAEMVPAIENYMATFDAAILATSTGGDAQQALSAYDESKRRLQHRLTETDVATDVGTGVKTLLDGGQGLLNKVASGSIGLRERVTSYAPLLLTAEDTITGSVRIDDEKIRAQTQGLSRAVGARGQMMMQQLLVTLGGELPDNELRSSMTTLAGTEPSTLFGMSEVLGVGSPEAQKLAQEMVKRMSMMSDPNVPLVNNPDLSQSIQTTSGIAGKVLDGVSATVVSAVDDQATAKRTEAIRDSAIVGAVMVLALLIVLYMARTLIRPLRRLRTSALKVAHEDLVRELDEVRSGADVTVRPLPVQSTEEIGQVAHAVDELHEQAVLLAGEQARLQLQVSDMFETLSRRSRSLIDQQLTVIDQLERDEQDPQRLAKLFRLDHLAARMRRNGANLLVLAGTNVPHEQGEPVPVTAVINAAASEVEDYTRVAIVAAPDTEIHGSIAGDLVHMMAELLDNALRYSPPTSEVQVSAVHAPNGALVIEVSDGGLGMTEADLRMANSRLRSGGEVNTYTARHMGLFVVGRLATQHGLVVRLRDTVEGDPDSGTTAGIYVPVELQAGLPAIPDFGTYWDGSSTAETGVTELPGLGPDTGGFATFGAVAQPVAQPPAPPAPSVEPAFVEPPARNGFGAGPADAGDLSGVNLPQRNPGASGIAGRAESPVERPAQAPTDTSSFFAARAQTPNATPEPVRPEPEPVRPAAQPAPTPQPSTTAGSEDAIYQKMLSEWLIDDPTQLANSTDLDWQTVWDQGWSAAAAAQDAPVVEHTDAGLPVRQPGARLIPGSPDEGDHPEATDEGAPRRDPAAVRASISGHFGGVHAGRSQSRDTGGR, encoded by the coding sequence ATGACTGCTGCGCAACAGTTTTCGGCAGCCGATCAGGTCACCCGCGCGCCCGCGAAACGCCCGTCCCGCTTTGCGCCGTCGAATTGGCCGGTCGCCTGGAAAGTTTTCGCCATCGCCTTTGTGCCTTTGGCGCTGGCCGGCACGTTCGGCGGAATGCGTATCTATTCGGGCTGGACAGACGCCGCGGATTTGCGCCGCGCGGCGGACCGCGCCGAAATGGTGCCGGCCATCGAGAACTACATGGCGACGTTCGACGCCGCGATACTGGCCACGTCCACCGGCGGCGACGCGCAACAGGCGCTGAGCGCCTACGACGAGAGCAAACGACGGCTGCAGCACCGGCTGACGGAGACCGACGTCGCCACCGACGTCGGCACCGGCGTCAAAACCCTGCTCGACGGTGGCCAGGGGCTGCTCAACAAGGTCGCGTCGGGCAGCATCGGACTGCGTGAGCGCGTGACGTCGTACGCGCCGCTCCTGCTGACCGCCGAGGACACCATCACCGGTTCGGTACGCATCGACGACGAGAAGATCCGCGCCCAGACGCAGGGCCTGAGCCGGGCCGTCGGCGCCCGCGGTCAGATGATGATGCAGCAGCTGCTCGTCACCCTCGGCGGCGAACTGCCGGACAACGAACTGCGCAGCTCGATGACGACCTTGGCCGGCACGGAGCCGTCGACGTTGTTCGGTATGAGTGAAGTGCTGGGTGTCGGCTCGCCCGAGGCGCAGAAGCTGGCCCAGGAGATGGTCAAGCGGATGTCGATGATGTCCGACCCCAACGTGCCGCTCGTCAACAATCCCGACCTGAGCCAGTCGATCCAGACCACCAGCGGCATCGCCGGCAAGGTGCTCGACGGCGTGTCCGCGACCGTCGTCTCGGCGGTCGACGATCAGGCCACCGCCAAGCGCACCGAGGCCATCCGCGATTCGGCCATCGTCGGCGCCGTGATGGTGCTGGCCCTGCTCATCGTGTTGTACATGGCGCGGACACTGATCCGGCCGCTGCGGCGCCTGCGCACCAGCGCCCTCAAAGTCGCCCACGAGGACCTGGTTCGTGAGCTCGACGAGGTCCGGTCCGGCGCCGACGTGACCGTCCGCCCGCTGCCGGTGCAGAGCACCGAGGAGATCGGGCAGGTTGCGCACGCGGTCGACGAGCTGCACGAACAGGCCGTGCTGCTCGCCGGCGAGCAGGCCCGACTCCAGCTTCAGGTCAGCGACATGTTCGAGACGCTGTCGCGGCGCAGTCGGTCGCTGATCGACCAGCAGCTGACCGTCATCGATCAGCTGGAGCGTGACGAACAGGACCCGCAGCGGCTGGCCAAGCTGTTCCGGCTGGACCATCTGGCCGCGCGGATGCGACGCAACGGTGCCAACCTGCTGGTGCTGGCCGGCACCAACGTGCCGCACGAACAAGGCGAGCCGGTGCCCGTGACCGCGGTGATCAATGCCGCGGCGTCCGAGGTCGAGGACTACACCCGGGTGGCCATCGTCGCCGCCCCGGACACCGAGATCCACGGTTCGATCGCCGGCGATCTGGTGCACATGATGGCCGAGCTGCTCGACAACGCGTTGCGCTACTCGCCGCCGACGTCGGAGGTGCAGGTCTCCGCGGTGCACGCGCCCAACGGCGCGCTGGTGATCGAGGTCAGCGACGGCGGTCTGGGCATGACCGAAGCCGATCTGCGCATGGCCAACAGCCGACTGCGCTCCGGCGGCGAGGTCAACACCTACACCGCGCGGCACATGGGCCTGTTCGTGGTCGGCCGGCTGGCCACCCAGCACGGCCTGGTCGTCCGGCTGCGCGACACCGTCGAAGGCGATCCCGACTCGGGCACCACGGCCGGCATCTATGTCCCGGTCGAGTTGCAGGCCGGGCTGCCCGCCATCCCCGACTTCGGCACCTACTGGGACGGCTCGTCGACCGCGGAGACCGGCGTGACGGAATTGCCGGGCCTCGGCCCCGACACCGGCGGTTTCGCGACCTTCGGCGCCGTGGCCCAGCCCGTCGCTCAGCCCCCGGCGCCGCCCGCCCCGTCGGTGGAGCCGGCATTCGTGGAGCCCCCGGCCCGTAACGGGTTCGGCGCCGGCCCCGCCGATGCGGGCGACCTCAGCGGCGTCAACCTGCCGCAGCGCAATCCGGGCGCCAGCGGCATCGCCGGCCGCGCCGAGTCGCCCGTCGAGCGACCCGCACAAGCGCCGACCGACACATCGTCGTTCTTCGCGGCCCGGGCCCAGACTCCGAACGCGACGCCCGAGCCGGTGCGTCCGGAACCCGAGCCGGTCCGCCCCGCTGCCCAGCCCGCGCCGACGCCCCAGCCGAGCACCACCGCCGGAAGTGAGGACGCCATCTACCAGAAGATGCTCTCGGAATGGCTGATCGACGACCCCACGCAGTTGGCCAACAGCACCGATCTCGACTGGCAGACGGTGTGGGACCAGGGTTGGTCGGCGGCGGCCGCCGCGCAGGACGCGCCGGTCGTCGAGCACACCGACGCGGGCCTGCCGGTCCGTCAGCCCGGTGCGCGGTTGATCCCCGGTTCGCCCGACGAGGGTGACCACCCCGAAGCCACCGACGAGGGTGCACCGCGGCGGGATCCCGCCGCGGTACGCGCCAGCATCAGCGGACATTTCGGTGGCGTGCACGCCGGTCGGTCGCAGTCCCGGGACACGGGAGGCCGGTGA
- a CDS encoding roadblock/LC7 domain-containing protein encodes MTRTTQRESLDWLVTKFADEVSGVAHAILVSADGLLMAASSRMPTERADQLAAVASGLASLATGASQLFDGGHVLQSVVEMEHGYLLLMRVGDGSNLATLATRSCDIGQIGYEMAILVERVGTVVQSARRTR; translated from the coding sequence ATGACACGTACGACGCAGCGCGAGTCGCTGGACTGGCTGGTCACGAAATTCGCCGACGAGGTGTCGGGCGTGGCGCACGCCATCCTGGTGTCGGCCGACGGTCTGCTGATGGCCGCGAGTTCGCGGATGCCCACCGAGCGGGCCGATCAGCTCGCCGCCGTCGCCTCCGGGCTGGCCAGTCTGGCCACCGGCGCTTCGCAGCTGTTCGACGGCGGGCACGTGCTGCAGTCGGTCGTCGAGATGGAGCACGGCTATCTGCTGCTGATGCGCGTCGGCGACGGTTCGAACCTCGCGACGCTGGCGACCCGGTCGTGTGACATCGGCCAGATCGGCTACGAGATGGCGATTCTGGTCGAACGCGTCGGGACCGTCGTGCAATCCGCCCGCAGGACCCGATAG
- a CDS encoding DUF742 domain-containing protein, protein MEPTSDAWESAFTAEQPSLVRPYTLTAGRTTSEIELPMEAPIYPLAAAPASHWPGNDVRGEILKLGSTRPSVAEVAAKLAIPLGVARVLIGDLVTQGYLQVHATLGTTASIDDRRDLIGRTLRGLRAL, encoded by the coding sequence ATGGAGCCGACATCTGACGCCTGGGAGTCCGCGTTCACCGCGGAGCAGCCCAGCCTGGTGCGGCCCTACACGCTGACCGCGGGCCGGACCACCAGCGAGATCGAGCTGCCCATGGAGGCGCCGATCTACCCGCTGGCGGCCGCCCCGGCGTCGCACTGGCCCGGCAACGACGTGCGCGGCGAGATTCTCAAACTCGGTTCCACCCGGCCCTCGGTGGCCGAGGTCGCGGCAAAGTTAGCAATACCACTCGGTGTTGCGCGTGTGCTGATCGGCGACCTCGTCACGCAGGGTTATCTTCAAGTACACGCCACGCTCGGCACCACGGCGAGCATCGACGACCGGCGTGACTTGATCGGGAGGACACTGCGTGGCCTACGGGCTCTCTAA
- a CDS encoding GTP-binding protein: MAYGLSNRHAPASTKIVISGGFGAGKTTFVGAVSEIMPLRTEAIVTNASVGVDALAGTPDKNTTTVAMDFGRITLADDLVLYLFGTPGQRRFWFMWDDLVRGAIGAIILVDVRRLQDSFAAVDFFEARGLPFIIAVNEFDGAPRHPGHAVRKALALPDHIPVVTVDARQRQSARDALITVTEYALTRLGAPA, from the coding sequence GTGGCCTACGGGCTCTCTAATCGGCACGCCCCCGCGTCGACGAAGATCGTCATCTCGGGTGGGTTCGGTGCCGGTAAGACGACGTTCGTCGGCGCGGTCTCCGAGATCATGCCGCTGCGCACCGAGGCCATCGTCACCAACGCCTCGGTCGGCGTCGACGCGCTCGCCGGCACCCCCGACAAGAACACCACCACGGTGGCCATGGACTTCGGCCGCATCACCCTGGCGGACGACCTGGTGCTCTACCTGTTCGGGACACCGGGGCAACGCCGGTTCTGGTTCATGTGGGACGACCTCGTGCGCGGCGCCATCGGCGCGATCATCCTGGTCGACGTCCGCCGGCTGCAGGACAGCTTCGCCGCCGTCGACTTCTTCGAGGCGCGCGGTCTGCCGTTCATCATCGCGGTCAACGAATTCGACGGCGCGCCAAGGCATCCCGGCCATGCGGTCCGCAAGGCGCTGGCGCTGCCCGACCACATCCCGGTCGTCACCGTCGACGCGCGGCAGCGGCAGTCGGCGCGTGACGCACTGATCACCGTCACCGAATACGCGCTGACGCGGCTGGGTGCCCCCGCCTAA
- a CDS encoding DUF1906 domain-containing protein, with translation MADMARPADRLSRRGFLTLTAAGLAATLSTPIALADNGKLIDFTHLQVPVDQVVAAGYTGVIVYVSELRPGATFDFKPVSRGYTDALRAAGLHVVSVYQYGKPGWVNSPSDYTRGFDGGVADARTALSLHGAAGGPDTAPIFFSVDEDISADTWKNVALQWFKGINSVLGVQRTGIYGGARQVTWAADDGVIGRSTTPRHRWAWQTRAWSGGARAPMAVLYQATVVTASDPGTMIGDYHVDEDDILAPDYGQWDLAR, from the coding sequence ATGGCAGACATGGCACGCCCCGCTGACCGCCTGTCGAGACGTGGTTTCCTCACTCTGACCGCAGCCGGACTGGCCGCGACACTGAGTACCCCGATTGCCTTGGCAGACAACGGCAAACTGATCGACTTCACGCATCTGCAAGTACCTGTCGACCAGGTGGTCGCCGCCGGCTACACCGGCGTCATCGTCTACGTGTCCGAACTCCGGCCGGGCGCCACCTTCGACTTCAAGCCCGTCAGCCGCGGCTACACCGACGCGCTGCGGGCGGCGGGTCTGCATGTGGTGAGCGTCTACCAGTACGGCAAGCCCGGGTGGGTGAACAGCCCGTCGGACTACACCCGCGGCTTCGACGGCGGCGTGGCCGACGCCCGCACCGCGCTGAGCCTGCATGGTGCGGCCGGTGGGCCCGACACCGCACCGATCTTCTTCAGCGTCGACGAGGACATCTCCGCCGACACCTGGAAAAACGTTGCGCTGCAATGGTTCAAGGGCATCAATTCCGTGCTCGGGGTGCAGCGCACGGGCATCTACGGCGGTGCCCGCCAGGTCACCTGGGCGGCCGACGACGGCGTCATCGGCCGCTCGACCACACCGAGACATCGCTGGGCCTGGCAGACGCGGGCCTGGTCCGGCGGCGCCCGCGCCCCGATGGCGGTGCTGTATCAGGCGACGGTGGTGACGGCCTCGGACCCGGGCACCATGATCGGTGACTACCACGTCGACGAGGACGACATCCTGGCTCCCGATTACGGCCAGTGGGACCTGGCTCGTTAG
- a CDS encoding pentapeptide repeat-containing protein → MTVPDEHWQDTEFTGVVFRDEYDGDLSRLRTERVVFTDCDFSGVDLTESEHSGSAFRNCTFRRTSLAHSTFRHCTLLGSTFTECSMRPITMIEVDLRLAVLAGCDLRSVDLTDCRLSEASLVGTDLRKAVLRAADLRGARVQNAKFEQADLRAARTDATFWTTAGLRGARIDVDQAIAYAVAHGLDLSS, encoded by the coding sequence GTGACGGTTCCCGACGAGCACTGGCAAGACACGGAATTCACCGGAGTCGTCTTTCGCGACGAGTACGACGGCGACCTGAGCCGGCTGCGCACCGAGCGGGTCGTCTTCACCGACTGCGACTTCAGTGGCGTCGACCTCACCGAGTCCGAGCATTCCGGCTCGGCGTTCCGTAACTGCACCTTCCGGCGGACTTCGCTGGCGCACAGCACGTTCCGGCACTGCACCCTGTTGGGGTCGACGTTCACCGAGTGCTCGATGCGGCCCATCACCATGATCGAGGTCGACCTGCGACTCGCCGTGCTGGCCGGCTGCGACCTGCGTTCGGTGGACCTGACCGACTGCCGGCTGTCGGAGGCCTCGCTGGTCGGTACCGATCTGCGCAAGGCCGTGCTGCGCGCCGCCGATCTACGGGGCGCGCGGGTGCAGAACGCGAAGTTCGAGCAGGCGGACCTGCGCGCAGCCCGTACCGATGCGACGTTCTGGACCACCGCCGGGTTGCGGGGCGCCCGCATCGACGTCGACCAGGCCATCGCCTACGCCGTCGCCCACGGGCTGGATTTGTCGTCCTGA
- a CDS encoding DUF3060 domain-containing protein: MAAALGIGVGLLAAPGVAAAKPSSSSSDGASPTSASPPTTDSPKHVPSGQNMAVATNGVVRVEKGTATAISDGQGSVAIARGVDSSAVASGGSKAIARGVGSTAISDVGRCDCASKPNKAIASGDGSVAVAAGSGNTAIASGEESFASTIGVNNTATASGEHSVAIVNGTNNTATASGANSHAGAFGDGNTVSAYGQTAVQVDGSDNTVAVHGSEDADEDHAAVAVVNGDNNDVVVFGSHNQTLVEGDSNTLTVNSSGTSSSSINDNASESTIVGDNNVATVQGAISGVNIHGDGNQAQAGFGGGDTANYVVIDGNNNVGEAGHGDVNYVGIDGNNSTATAFGSYQNQAFVDGDNSTAIAGPGVFNTATAEGPNSHAGALGTNSTAEAGPNETVVVYTP, encoded by the coding sequence TTGGCGGCCGCGTTGGGTATCGGGGTGGGACTGCTGGCAGCGCCCGGCGTCGCGGCAGCCAAACCGTCGTCTTCGTCGTCAGACGGTGCGTCGCCGACGTCCGCTTCGCCGCCGACCACGGATTCCCCGAAGCATGTTCCGTCGGGCCAGAACATGGCCGTCGCGACCAACGGAGTGGTGCGCGTCGAAAAGGGCACGGCTACCGCGATCTCCGACGGACAGGGTTCGGTGGCCATCGCGCGCGGTGTCGATTCGTCAGCGGTTGCATCGGGCGGGTCGAAGGCGATCGCCAGGGGCGTGGGGTCCACGGCCATCTCCGATGTGGGGCGGTGTGATTGCGCGAGCAAGCCCAACAAGGCGATCGCCAGCGGCGACGGCAGCGTCGCGGTTGCCGCCGGTTCCGGCAACACAGCGATCGCTTCAGGCGAGGAGAGCTTCGCCTCCACGATCGGGGTCAACAACACTGCCACTGCGTCTGGCGAGCACAGTGTCGCAATTGTGAATGGCACCAACAACACGGCGACCGCTTCGGGCGCCAACTCTCACGCCGGGGCCTTTGGGGATGGCAACACGGTGTCGGCCTACGGCCAGACTGCCGTACAGGTGGACGGGTCGGACAACACGGTCGCGGTCCATGGCAGTGAGGACGCCGATGAGGACCACGCCGCGGTTGCCGTGGTCAATGGTGACAACAACGACGTTGTGGTGTTCGGCAGCCATAACCAGACGCTGGTGGAAGGCGACAGCAACACACTGACGGTGAACAGCTCCGGCACCTCCAGCTCTTCCATCAATGACAACGCCAGCGAAAGCACCATCGTCGGCGACAACAACGTGGCCACTGTCCAGGGTGCTATCAGCGGCGTGAACATTCACGGTGACGGCAACCAGGCCCAGGCCGGCTTTGGTGGCGGCGACACCGCGAATTATGTGGTGATAGACGGAAACAACAACGTCGGGGAAGCCGGCCACGGCGATGTCAACTATGTCGGCATCGACGGCAACAACAGCACCGCCACAGCCTTCGGCTCCTATCAGAACCAGGCATTTGTCGACGGCGACAACAGCACTGCCATCGCCGGCCCTGGGGTTTTCAATACCGCCACGGCCGAGGGTCCCAACAGCCACGCCGGCGCCCTCGGCACCAACAGCACCGCCGAGGCCGGGCCGAACGAAACCGTCGTCGTCTACACGCCGTAG
- a CDS encoding DUF3060 domain-containing protein has product MAVATNGVVRVDKGTATAISDGQGSVAIARGVDSSALASGGSKAFARGAGATAIADPGRCDCAGSPNKAIASGDGSTATATGSGNTAVASGNYSTATATGIANTATASGYDSTATATGLSNTATASGAGSTATATGASNTVTAHDSQSDATAIGGGNTVSAYGYQTEVTVQGNANTVAIHGDPVAYQDNATTAEVTGDNNKVTVFGGDTETRVEGDGNKVTVNGSSDPNTIFGGFSDIVGDNNVATVQGYESGVLINGDGNQVRAGFGGSDAANFVQVIGNDNTGEAGHGQFNEAGVYGNNSTAVAYGDENFAAVTGDNSSAVAGPGVNNEARADGPNSSAGALGTNSTAEAGPNETVVVYTP; this is encoded by the coding sequence ATGGCCGTCGCGACCAACGGCGTGGTGCGAGTCGACAAGGGCACGGCTACAGCGATTTCCGACGGACAGGGTTCGGTGGCCATAGCGCGGGGTGTCGATTCGTCGGCACTCGCATCGGGCGGGTCGAAGGCGTTCGCGAGGGGTGCCGGGGCCACGGCCATCGCCGATCCGGGACGGTGTGATTGTGCGGGCAGCCCCAACAAGGCGATTGCCAGCGGTGACGGAAGCACCGCGACGGCGACCGGATCCGGCAACACAGCAGTTGCCTCGGGCAACTACAGCACCGCCACAGCGACAGGGATCGCCAATACGGCCACCGCCTCCGGCTACGACAGCACAGCGACTGCGACCGGGCTCAGTAATACGGCTACCGCCTCCGGCGCCGGTAGCACCGCGACCGCGACCGGGGCTAGCAACACGGTCACGGCCCACGACAGTCAGAGCGATGCGACCGCAATTGGCGGTGGCAACACGGTGTCCGCCTATGGCTACCAAACTGAAGTCACGGTGCAGGGGAATGCCAATACCGTTGCCATCCATGGCGACCCGGTCGCCTATCAGGACAACGCGACGACGGCCGAAGTCACCGGTGACAACAACAAGGTGACCGTTTTCGGCGGTGACACCGAAACTCGCGTGGAAGGCGACGGCAATAAGGTGACGGTCAACGGCTCAAGTGACCCCAACACCATATTCGGCGGATTCAGCGACATTGTCGGTGACAACAATGTGGCGACTGTGCAGGGCTACGAAAGCGGCGTGCTCATCAACGGCGACGGCAATCAGGTCCGGGCTGGTTTCGGAGGTAGCGACGCGGCAAACTTTGTCCAAGTGATCGGGAACGACAACACTGGCGAAGCCGGTCACGGCCAGTTCAATGAGGCCGGCGTCTACGGCAACAACAGCACCGCTGTGGCCTACGGAGATGAGAACTTCGCGGCTGTCACCGGGGACAACAGCAGTGCCGTTGCCGGTCCCGGCGTCAACAACGAGGCCAGGGCCGACGGCCCCAACAGTAGCGCCGGCGCCCTCGGCACCAACAGCACCGCGGAGGCTGGGCCGAACGAAACTGTCGTCGTCTACACCCCGTAG